A stretch of Panthera tigris isolate Pti1 chromosome E2, P.tigris_Pti1_mat1.1, whole genome shotgun sequence DNA encodes these proteins:
- the RINL gene encoding ras and Rab interactor-like protein isoform X2 — MVPPQVNGAGEAPLGVLGTPEPLLRLQRTRGVWQIPELATQDAGALLELWPPGSFLVTGHNSSQVLVLRTGASPGEVCTYQIQKLPGGVSLEYSNLCMPDLPHLLAFLSASRDVLPRTLLLPPPTLRPGDQQTGLPQTGGVQLNISEKVLSVVNKLYLETHGGWGLEQITAETPSGTAERHSSAPRNPAPHRVSWVEGPLSPEGYHPGPTLASLVEEKEKEDEDEDEDSYKDEEKGPDDVLTHHIQALARARSNYVGRQFQGLRARLTSNAGGPHSPGDPATELLQDVRHLLTDLQDRLSKDPDVRAVFGSRGPGVPQKEEDLGVALEAALCRAVLEPLKPALWTRLRTLRARELRRLRQRQTALREGAGPEGRGPAPALRSRIHARLEHLHAACAPRRKVALLLEVCSDVYAGLAQGKDQEPLGADAFLPALTEELIWSPHIGETQLDVEFLMELLDPDELRGEAGYYLTTWFGALHHIAHYQPDVGRAPQGLSSEARASLRQWHSRRTLHRQDRRDRGAQVQLPFEEPWARDTVPRDGL; from the exons AGTTTCCTGGTCACAGGACACAACTCCAGCCAGGTCCTGGTGTTGAGGACAGGAGCTTCACCAGGAGAAGTCTGCACCTACCAGATCCAGAAGCTTCCTGGAG GTGTTTCTCTGGAATACTCTAACCTCTGTATGCCGGACCTGCCCCATCTCCTGGCTTTCCTATCAGCCAGCAG GGATGTTTTACCCAGAACACTGCTCTTGCCCCCTCCCACTCTAAGGCCAGGAGACCAACAAACAG GTCTTCCACAGACCGGCGGCGTCCAACTCAACATCTCGGAGAAGGTGCTCTCGGTGGTGAACAAGCTGTACCTGGAGACCCACGGAGGGTGGGGTTTGGAGCAGATCACCGCAGAGACACCTTCAGGGACTGCAGAAAGACACAGTTCAG CCCCCAGGAACCCTGCCCCTCACCGGGTCTCCTGGGTCGAAGGCCCGCTCAGCCCAGAAGGATACCATCCTGGGCCAACCCTAGCCAGCCtggtggaggagaaagagaaggaggacgaggacgaggacgaggacagctacaaagatgaagagaaaggacCTGACGATGTTCTCACCCATCACATCCAGGCTCTGGCCAGGGCCCGGAGCAACTACGTGGGCAGGCAGTTCCAGGGCCTTCGAGCCCGCCTCACCTCAAATGCTGGAGGCCCCCACAGCCCCGGGGACCCAGCCACAGAGCTGCTTCAGGATGTGCGGCACCTCCTTACCGACCTCCAGGATCGATTGTCAAAGGACCCCGACGTCAGGGCTGTCTTTGGGAGCCGGGGGCCTGGGGTCCCCCAGAAGGAGGAGGATCTTG GCGTCGCGTTGGAGGCCGCCCTGTGCCGGGCGGTGCTGGAGCCCCTGAAGCCCGCCCTGTGGACGCGACTCCGGACGCTGCGAGCCCGGGAGCTGCGGCGACTGCGGCAGCGACAGACAGCCctgcgggagggggcggggcctgaggggcggggccccgcccccgccctgcggAGCCGCATCCACGCGCGCCTGGAGCACCTCCACGCCGCCTGCGCCCCACGCCGCAAGGTGGCGCTGCTGCTGGAGGTGTGCAGTGACGTTTACGCGGGCCTGGCTCAGGGCAAGGACCAAG AGCCCCTGGGGGCCGACGCCTTCCTGCCCGCGCTGACGGAAGAACTGATCTGGAGTCCGCACATTGGGGAGACGCAGCTGGACGTGGAGTTTCTCATGGAGCTCTTGGATCCGGACGAGCTGCGGGGAGAAG CCGGGTACTACCTGACCACGTGGTTTGGGGCGCTGCACCACATTGCTCACTACCAGCCCGACGTGGGCCGCGCTCCCCAGGGGCTCAGCTCTGAGGCCCGCGCCTCCCTGCGCCAGTGGCACAGCCGGCGAACACTGCACAGACAGGACAGACGGGACCGCGGAGCCCAG gTCCAACTGCCCTTTGAGGAGCCGTGGGCAAGAGACACTGTGCCCAGAGACGGACTATGA